GCTTTCCTCTCCAGAGCACCTGTTGTGCCGGTGGTACTGTTTTCCGACCGCTCTTGGAGACTTAAATCGTGGGATAGATTTATAATTCCAAAACCGTTTGCCAGAGTGGATATCATTTTAGGTGATCCGATCTGCACTCAACAGTATTCAGACAATGAGGATTTCACCGAAAGTCTTCGCGCTCTGATTCAGGAGAAAATGGATGCTCTCAGCAGAGTGGCCTGAAGTTGTTTTTGTCCTTATTCCGGCTTATAAATCAGCAGATCTTCTAAGGAAATTTCTCCCTGACCTGCTCTGTTTTGTGCCTGAAAAACAAATCTGTGTTGTTGATGATGCCTCAGGAGATAATACTTACGATCTATGTAAAGATTTAAAGATCGATTGTATCAGACATGAAGTAAATAAAGGGAAAGGAGCCGCCTTAAGGACCGGTTTTTCCTTTCTTCTGAAAAAAGGAGCTGCCTGGGTAATAACTATGGACGCCGACGGGCAGCACTCACCCGATGACCTGCACAGATTCATCTCTGCAATCAGTAAAGATCCCGATATTGGGATCTGTATCGGTGCCAGAAAGATGGTTCCCGGAGCCATGCCTTTCTTGAGAATCTGCTCCAACCGCCTGACATCATGGATTCTCTCCCTCTTTACAGGAGTGAATATCAGGGATAGTCAGTGCGGCTACAGGATCTATTCCGCTGCTTTTCTCAGTTCTGTTACAATTGACTATGAGAGATTCGAAATGGAATCAGAAGTCATTATCAAAGCGGTTCGCAGCGGTTTTAAGATCTGTTTTACAGAAGTGCAGACATTATATTTGAGTGACCTAAGTCACATTTCCCATCTTTACGACACTTTTAGATGGGTTAAAGCCGTAATCAGAACTAATTTCAAATACAAAACCAAGAATCAAGCAAATGACAGAACATCTAAATCCAACGTTTGCCTGTGAAAAACTGATCAGAACTCTTCGTGACAAGGGGATAACCGATGAGAGGGTGCTTGATGCCTTCCGTAAAGTCCCGCGTCATCTGTTTGTAGATGGTGCCATGTATGCCCAGGCCTATGATGACAATGCTCTTCCAATCGGTTGCGGACAGACCATATCCCAGCCCTCGATTGTGGCCTGCATGACACAACTCCTTGAACTGAAAAAAGATGAGAAAATTCTGGAGATAGGCACTGGTTCAGGCTTTCAAACTGCGATACTGGCCCAGTTCTCGCGCCGTGTTTATACAATAGAAAGGAACAACGTTCTGGGAGAAACCGCACGAAAACGCCTGAGGGAGATGGGCTATCTTAATGTTGTATTCAAAATCGGTGACGGGACCTGCGGATGGCAGCAAAATGCACCATTTGACAAAATAATAGTAACTGCCGGAGCACCTGTAGTGCCTAAAACTCTTTCTGACCAATTGGCAGTCGGCGGGAGGATGGTAATTCCTGCTGGCGACAGAAACAATCAGGAACTTTACATTTTCGACAAAACAACCGAAGGCCTGCGTCAGACTACAAAAGCAGGTAATGTAGTCTTTGTGCCGCTTATTGG
The Fibrobacter sp. DNA segment above includes these coding regions:
- a CDS encoding glycosyltransferase family 2 protein, which translates into the protein MLSAEWPEVVFVLIPAYKSADLLRKFLPDLLCFVPEKQICVVDDASGDNTYDLCKDLKIDCIRHEVNKGKGAALRTGFSFLLKKGAAWVITMDADGQHSPDDLHRFISAISKDPDIGICIGARKMVPGAMPFLRICSNRLTSWILSLFTGVNIRDSQCGYRIYSAAFLSSVTIDYERFEMESEVIIKAVRSGFKICFTEVQTLYLSDLSHISHLYDTFRWVKAVIRTNFKYKTKNQANDRTSKSNVCL
- a CDS encoding protein-L-isoaspartate(D-aspartate) O-methyltransferase — encoded protein: MTEHLNPTFACEKLIRTLRDKGITDERVLDAFRKVPRHLFVDGAMYAQAYDDNALPIGCGQTISQPSIVACMTQLLELKKDEKILEIGTGSGFQTAILAQFSRRVYTIERNNVLGETARKRLREMGYLNVVFKIGDGTCGWQQNAPFDKIIVTAGAPVVPKTLSDQLAVGGRMVIPAGDRNNQELYIFDKTTEGLRQTTKAGNVVFVPLIGEHGW